The Setaria viridis chromosome 2, Setaria_viridis_v4.0, whole genome shotgun sequence DNA window gcggcaacggcgaccGCCGCCTGTGACGAGCAGCGCCTGCAGAAAGAAGAGCTGCTGATTCGCCTGGACAAGGAGAGGTGGGTGGAGGAGCACATGCTGTCTCTGCTCACCCCGGTGGCGGAGGCGTGGCAGCCCGCCGACCTCCTGCccaccttcgccgccgccgccgacgagcagcGGAGCCAGGTGGCGGAGCTCCAGGCCCGGGCCGCCGGCGTGCCCGACGAGCTCCTGGTCTGCCTCGTCGGCAACATGGTCACGGAGGAGGCGCTGCCCACGTACATGACCATGGGCAACCGGACGGGCGGCGCCGCCAACGACGCCACCGGCTGCGACGGCAACGGCTGGGCGCGCTGGCTCCGCGGCTGGACCGCCGAGGAGAACCGCCACGGCGATATCCTCAACCGCTACCTCTACCTGTGCGGCCGCGTCGACATGAGCCAGGTGGAGCGCACggtgcaccacctcctccgcggcggcatGCGCATCCTCGAGCCCTCCTGCCCCTACCACGCCTTCATCTACGGCGCCTTCCAGGAGCGCGCCACCTTCGTCTCCCACGCCCGCACCGCGAGGCGCGCCGCGCTCCACGGCGACGCCTGCCTCGCCAGGCTCTGCGgggtcgtcgccgccgacgagagGCGACACGAGGCCGCATACACGAGGGCCGTCGCCAGGTGCTTCGAGGCCGACCCGGACGCCCTGGTGCGGGCGCTCGCGGCGGTGATGCGCGCCAAGGTCACCATGCCCGGCCAGTTCATGACCGACGGCCGCGACGACGACCTCTTCCAACACTTCTCAGCGGTGGCGCAGCGAGCGGGGGTGTACACGGCGGCGGACTACGGCGACATGGTGGAGCACTTCGTGCGCAGGTGGGGAGTGGCGGAGCTCGCGGGGCTgtccggcgaggggcggcgcgcgcAAGACTACGTCTGCGGGCTGCCGCGCAAGATCCGCAGGATGGAGGAGCTGGCCCACGACCGCGCAGCCCAAAAGGAGACCCAGTCCGTAAGCTTCAGCTGGTTGTTCGACAGGCCCGTCCGTTTGCACTGAAACTTAGTTTGAGTTGGAGGCCCATACCTCTCCTCAACTGAAAAGGCCCACCTACTGAACCTTCCTGGAGTACCTGGTATTGTATTGTGCCTATATATATTGTAATTAAGCCTGGCTGCATATGAAGCATACAACTATAAATGTGCACCTCTCGAAAACAAAGTATGTAGGTTAGGCCAACTATATATGAGCCTACCAAGTTCCTGTGCTGAATAAAGCTTGAAGAATTAGTACTAAAAATAATGAAATTGCTGTTAGCATTCGTAGATTTGCTGCAGTTCATGAGTTCGCAGTTGATGAACCACTCTCAACACTATTGCCCAAGAACTGATTCCAACAGTACAACTATATATTTACATGTATCAAATCACTGAGTGCAGTGTGCTAAAATATGATCCACCCACCCATACCTCACTCAAGGATGATACTCTACTGACAAATCATACCTCTGCGGATACACCCTTGCTCAGGTTCATTACTTGTATTTCTCCATTATGCGCCGGGCCTCTTCAACAGGATCTTCCGATGGGTTGCCACCTGTTTCATCCATCCTAGAGCCAGAGGCCTCCTTTGGGTTCATAGCCAGGAAGCCAAGATATATAAGCCCCATCATAGCCTGCGATCACAAGACAAATCATTTGGTGGTATCAGGTACCATCAAAACTGAAACACAGTAGGGAATGGACATTCTTTAGCTCTAGTAAATATGTCTGTTATTAAAAATGCAGGACACATTTGCGTTGTCAATTAAGTGACTGTTGTTCTTACATGACTAAATGTCATTCAATATTGTGCACAGCATGTTGCTGACCGATGGCACTAGAATCAAAGCACAAATGTTGTGATTGCATACCAGCACAAATAATGCAGTGGAGACAACGGATTTGAGAAGGAAAAGGGCAACCGACACAGCAGCAAAAGTAACACCTATCCTCGCGATTGGCCGTGGAACTGAACCCTGTCACATGTAAGAGAGAGAAAATCAGTCCAATTTCAAAGCTTGACAAATCGCAGAGCTATAGTTTCTTGTTGTCCGTATATTTTTTTGAGAGCTAAGAATATAATGAACTAGGAAGGGATACATACTGGGACAAAATTACTCCCTGCCTCCACAGCATCAGTACCAACCCTCCATGCTGTTTGAACAGCTGCTATCATATATGCAGAGTGTTAAGACAATAGCAAAATAagctttttttaatatatttcagTACGATTAAAAAAACTGGACAGCATATGCTACTCCTAGCACTAGAAGGGTAGTACAAAGGCATTCATAAAAATACATGTGACCCAACATCAGGGATGTTGGTAAAAAGATATGCAGACAATTTCATCAGGGAACAAAACCAATGAGTGGTCAACAGGCAAGCAGCATTTAGTTCAGGCAAATGTTTCATTTTAGATATGCATTCAGTACAGTTTGCAGCTCACATTCAACGCTTTGTCCTAAAGACCTAAACCCTGAAACCCGATCGCAGGAGCTGCAATGCATCCTGAGAAGGGGTATAGAGGGCATGGACGGAATTGTAGCAGAATCAGATTCACGTGTGTTTGTTGTGCTGgaaaagcttttttttttaaacaagtAACAAACCAAGAAATTTTTCAGCAACATGAGGTGTTGACTATCTCGTTTGCCAGTGGCCCTTAGCCTGTCACCCTACAGAAACATAGTCATCTTAGTGCAAGGAGATAAGGAATGGAATCACAGACACCGGCAACATGCATCAGGTGAGCCCCGTTGTCCTTAAATCAGCAGTGATGAGC harbors:
- the LOC117842358 gene encoding uncharacterized protein, with the translated sequence MAVAAAWLPPTAARRSSLSSLRSPFVAPISIHVPRRAPPPCPSPNPIPRRSRLVVAYAQFDFARAVQTAWRVGTDAVEAGSNFVPGSVPRPIARIGVTFAAVSVALFLLKSVVSTALFVLAMMGLIYLGFLAMNPKEASGSRMDETGGNPSEDPVEEARRIMEKYK
- the LOC117842355 gene encoding acyl-[acyl-carrier-protein] desaturase 4, chloroplastic, with protein sequence MPGLMTMMALAWASSSPSSVKLRFGSGGGGKTTTTSAMPLVTKRSSSSAHLLGRGRALAAAAATATAACDEQRLQKEELLIRLDKERWVEEHMLSLLTPVAEAWQPADLLPTFAAAADEQRSQVAELQARAAGVPDELLVCLVGNMVTEEALPTYMTMGNRTGGAANDATGCDGNGWARWLRGWTAEENRHGDILNRYLYLCGRVDMSQVERTVHHLLRGGMRILEPSCPYHAFIYGAFQERATFVSHARTARRAALHGDACLARLCGVVAADERRHEAAYTRAVARCFEADPDALVRALAAVMRAKVTMPGQFMTDGRDDDLFQHFSAVAQRAGVYTAADYGDMVEHFVRRWGVAELAGLSGEGRRAQDYVCGLPRKIRRMEELAHDRAAQKETQSVSFSWLFDRPVRLH